The DNA region GTCAGAATTAGGATTACCTTTTAAAAATAAAAATCAGGAATAAATGGCAAAATTATCAATCATAGTCAGGAACCAAAAGAGAAAAAAGCTGGTCGATAAATACGCAGAAAAGCGTAAAGCATTAAAGGAAATAGGAGACTGGAAAGCATTAGACCTGCTGCCCAGAAATTCTTCACCTGTGCGTCTGAGAAACAGATGTCAGATAACAGGAAGGCCGAGAGGAAACATGAACCATTTTGGCGTGTGCCGTAATGTTTTCAGAGAAATGGCTCATAAAGGTATTATTCCAGGTATTAGAAAAGCAAGTTGGTAAAAACAGATATATTATGGATAGCATTGGAGATTTTTTGACCATCATCAGAAATGCCTCAAAGGCCAGAAAAAGAATTATTGAGGTTGAGGGTTCTTTTGTGAAAAATGAAATAACAAGAATTTTATTTGAACAAGGCTATATTTTGAATTACAAAATTGAAAATACATCACCATCAAGAACAAAAATAAAAATAGCCCTGAAGTATGACCCGATTACTGGTATATCTGCAATTAAAAAAATCGGAAGAATTTCGACACCCGGTCTGAGACAATATCGTGGAAAAGATGAACTTCCCCGGATTATTAATGGGTTGGGTATTGCCATTGTTTCAACTTCCAAAGGAATAATGACCGACAAGGAAGCACGAAAAAACAATGTTGGTGGAGAACTTATTTGTTATGTTTATTAAAATGTTGAGCAAATGTCAAGAATAGGTAAAAAACCGGTTACCATACCTGCAGGCGTTCAGGTGAATATCTCAAAAGGGAATTTTATTACCGTAAAAGGCCCGAAAGGAGAACTTTCGCGACAATTCAGCCCTGAAATGATTTTTAAAATAGAAGGTAATATTTTAACTGTCGAAAGGCCAAGCGAACAAAAACGTCACCGTTCACTTCACGGATTGTCAAGGACGCTGATTGCCAATATGATTCATGGAGTATCAGAAGGATTCACTTATCAGCAGGAAGTCGTAGGTGTAGGATATAAAGTTAATTCAAACGGACAAAATCTTGAAATGTCCCTGGGCTTTTCACATGACGTTGTTTTTATTTTACCCGATGAAGTAAAAGTAACAACTGAAACCCTTAAAGGTAAAAACCCGGTCATTACGCTTCAGAGCCACGATAAAGAGCTGCTCGGACTGGTTGCATCAAAAATCAGAGCTTTACGTAAACCTGAACCATATAAAGGTAAAGGTATTAAATTCGTTAATGAAACTATTAGAAGGAAAGCTGGTAAAACAGCCGCTGGATA from Sphingobacteriales bacterium includes:
- the rpsN gene encoding 30S ribosomal protein S14: MAKLSIIVRNQKRKKLVDKYAEKRKALKEIGDWKALDLLPRNSSPVRLRNRCQITGRPRGNMNHFGVCRNVFREMAHKGIIPGIRKASW
- the rpsH gene encoding 30S ribosomal protein S8, with translation MDSIGDFLTIIRNASKARKRIIEVEGSFVKNEITRILFEQGYILNYKIENTSPSRTKIKIALKYDPITGISAIKKIGRISTPGLRQYRGKDELPRIINGLGIAIVSTSKGIMTDKEARKNNVGGELICYVY
- the rplF gene encoding 50S ribosomal protein L6; protein product: MSRIGKKPVTIPAGVQVNISKGNFITVKGPKGELSRQFSPEMIFKIEGNILTVERPSEQKRHRSLHGLSRTLIANMIHGVSEGFTYQQEVVGVGYKVNSNGQNLEMSLGFSHDVVFILPDEVKVTTETLKGKNPVITLQSHDKELLGLVASKIRALRKPEPYKGKGIKFVNETIRRKAGKTAAG